The following coding sequences are from one Ctenopharyngodon idella isolate HZGC_01 chromosome 17, HZGC01, whole genome shotgun sequence window:
- the cfl2 gene encoding cofilin-2, which yields MASGVTVNDEVIKVFNDMKVRKSSTSDEVKKRKKAVLFCLSDDKKKIVVEEGKQILVGDIGETVDDPYACFVKLLPLNDCRYGLYDATYETKESKKEDLVFIFWAPEGAPLKSKMIYASSKDAIKKKFTGIKHEWQVNGLDDIQDRSTLAEKLGGSVVVSLEGRPL from the exons ATG GCCTCTGGTGTCACAGTCAATGATGAAGTCATTAAAGTCTTCAATGACATGAAAGTACGGAAGTCCTCGACCTCAGACGAGGTGAAAAAGCGCAAAAAGGCAGTGCTGTTCTGCCTCAGCGATGACAAGAAGAAGATTGTCGTTGAGGAGGGCAAGCAGATCTTAGTAGGAGACATTGGAGAGACTGTTGACGACCCCTACGCCTGCTTTGTGAAGCTCTTACCTCTTAATGACTGCAGATATGGCTTATATGATGCCACTTATGAAACTAAAGAGTCTAAGAAAGAAGACTTGGTATTTATATTTTG GGCCCCTGAAGGTGCACCGTTAAAAAGCAAGATGATATATGCTAGCTCAAAAGATGCCATTAAGAAGAAGTTTACAG GTATCAAACACGAATGGCAGGTTAATGGTTTAGACGACATTCAGGACCGCTCAACCCTGGCGGAAAAGTTGGGAGGAAGTGTGGTTGTATCGCTGGAGGGGAGACCATTGTAA